The Synechococcales cyanobacterium T60_A2020_003 sequence AGATCTGGGGCAGGCTCCGACGACCGTTTGCCCGCTTAGCCATCGTTGCCCGCGCCGCTTCATCCCCATCAATGCAATATTCCGTAAACTCAATCCCTTTCTTGCTCAGAAGTGCCTTTGCACGAACGCAGAAGGGACACATGCTCCAGGTATAAATCTCAACGTTAGCCGCCATCGGACACCTCGTTTAGCTTAGATCTGAAATACTTCTTAATCTTAATCTAGCGTGATGGGCGATCGCACCTGAATCGTGATTTGGCGATCGCACCTTAGTACGCGAGATGCGTAGGCGATCGCTCAAGAC is a genomic window containing:
- the grxC gene encoding glutaredoxin 3, which gives rise to MAANVEIYTWSMCPFCVRAKALLSKKGIEFTEYCIDGDEAARATMAKRANGRRSLPQIFIDEQHIGGCDDLYALESQGRLDSLLAA